The Halogranum gelatinilyticum genome includes a window with the following:
- a CDS encoding HVO_2753 family zinc finger protein, with protein MSQSQQQERQCVSCGINIAGMSAARFKCPDCGQVIFRCAKCRKQSNLYECPDCGFMGP; from the coding sequence ATGAGCCAATCGCAGCAGCAGGAGCGTCAGTGTGTCTCCTGTGGCATCAACATCGCCGGGATGAGCGCTGCCCGTTTCAAGTGCCCGGACTGTGGGCAGGTCATCTTCCGATGCGCGAAGTGCCGTAAGCAGAGCAACCTCTACGAGTGCCCGGACTGCGGGTTCATGGGGCCCTAA
- a CDS encoding elongation factor 1-beta, which translates to MGKVAARMKVMPQSPEIDLDELQERLEEALPEGATINRVDREDVAFGLIALFPTVLVPDGSGGTEAVEEAFADVEGVESVGVDQVGRI; encoded by the coding sequence ATGGGGAAGGTTGCTGCACGCATGAAGGTCATGCCGCAGAGCCCTGAAATCGACCTCGACGAGCTCCAGGAGCGTCTCGAGGAAGCCCTCCCGGAGGGTGCGACCATCAACCGCGTCGACCGCGAGGATGTCGCGTTCGGTCTCATCGCGCTCTTCCCGACCGTGCTCGTCCCGGACGGCTCCGGCGGCACGGAAGCAGTCGAGGAAGCGTTCGCTGACGTCGAGGGCGTCGAGTCCGTCGGTGTCGACCAGGTCGGTCGGATTTAA
- a CDS encoding cystathionine gamma-synthase translates to MTDDFQRSQRIETRAIHAGQEPDEETGALMTPIYANSTYKQDGPGDHRGYEYSRTGNPTRTDLESNLASLEGGDYGRCFSSGMGAINTVLNLLEAGDHVVAGDDVYGGTHRIFTQVYEQYDLEFDFVDTTDHAAVADAMGENTELVWVETPTNPLMNVNDIGALADIAHEYDALCAVDNTFATPYLQRPLEHGADIVSHSLTKYLGGHSDVVGGALVVDDEELDEEIGFYQNSVGATPGPFDCFLVLRGTKTLPVRMDRHCDNARALAAWLDDHEAVDEVFYPGLESHPQHELATEQMDDFGGMLSFEFDGTLEEASTVIEETEVFTLAESLGGVESLIEQPAAMTHAAIPREERLAAGLTDGLIRVSVGIEHIDDMTADLQQAFDAALE, encoded by the coding sequence ATGACCGACGACTTCCAACGCTCCCAGCGGATCGAGACGCGCGCCATCCACGCCGGGCAGGAACCCGACGAGGAGACGGGCGCGCTCATGACGCCCATCTACGCCAACTCGACGTACAAACAGGACGGTCCCGGCGACCACCGGGGCTACGAATACTCCCGGACGGGGAACCCGACGCGCACGGACCTCGAATCCAACCTCGCCTCGCTGGAGGGTGGCGACTACGGCCGCTGTTTCTCCTCGGGGATGGGCGCGATCAACACCGTGCTCAACCTGCTGGAAGCGGGCGACCACGTCGTCGCGGGCGACGACGTCTACGGCGGCACCCACCGCATCTTCACGCAGGTCTACGAGCAGTACGACCTGGAGTTCGACTTCGTCGACACCACCGACCACGCGGCCGTCGCCGACGCAATGGGCGAGAACACCGAACTCGTCTGGGTCGAGACGCCGACGAATCCGCTGATGAACGTCAACGACATCGGCGCGCTCGCCGACATCGCCCACGAGTACGACGCGCTCTGTGCCGTCGACAACACCTTCGCGACGCCGTATCTCCAGCGGCCGCTCGAACACGGCGCGGACATCGTCTCCCACTCGCTGACCAAGTATCTCGGCGGCCACTCGGACGTCGTCGGCGGCGCGCTCGTCGTCGACGACGAGGAGCTGGACGAGGAGATCGGCTTCTACCAGAACTCCGTCGGCGCGACGCCTGGACCGTTCGACTGTTTCCTCGTCCTCCGCGGGACGAAGACCCTGCCCGTACGGATGGACCGCCACTGCGACAACGCCCGCGCGCTCGCCGCGTGGCTCGACGACCACGAGGCCGTCGACGAAGTGTTCTATCCCGGGCTGGAGAGTCACCCGCAGCACGAGTTGGCAACGGAGCAGATGGACGACTTCGGCGGGATGCTCTCCTTCGAGTTCGACGGAACGCTGGAGGAGGCCAGCACCGTCATCGAGGAGACGGAGGTCTTCACGCTCGCGGAGTCCCTCGGTGGCGTCGAGAGCCTCATCGAACAGCCAGCGGCGATGACTCACGCCGCCATCCCCCGCGAGGAACGGCTCGCGGCAGGCCTGACGGACGGTCTCATCCGTGTCAGCGTCGGCATCGAGCACATCGACGACATGACGGCGGATCTCCAGCAGGCGTTCGACGCGGCGTTGGAGTAA
- a CDS encoding 50S ribosomal protein L21e: MPSSNGPMNGTRGKLSNKPRERGTSPPQRAIQEYDVGQKVHLKLDPSVRKGRFHPRFNGHTGEVLGKQGRAFKVEINDGGKRKTIIVRPAHLRAQK; encoded by the coding sequence ATGCCGAGTTCGAACGGTCCCATGAACGGTACGCGAGGAAAGCTGTCGAACAAACCCCGCGAGCGTGGCACGTCTCCGCCGCAGCGCGCGATTCAGGAGTACGACGTCGGTCAGAAGGTCCACCTCAAGCTCGATCCGAGCGTCCGCAAGGGTCGCTTCCACCCGCGCTTCAACGGGCACACCGGTGAAGTGCTCGGAAAGCAGGGTCGCGCGTTCAAAGTCGAAATCAACGACGGCGGCAAGCGCAAGACGATCATCGTCCGCCCCGCCCACCTGCGCGCCCAGAAGTAG
- a CDS encoding RNA polymerase Rpb4 family protein, with the protein MTIFKEKLDEEYLTVSEVKELLQEVEAERAADPDRELRYELARAIEHVNRFTVLSPEQSRELVAELEELEKVDEATAYKIADLLPADRDELRTVFAKQRYALDGDELDEILNVVAKYA; encoded by the coding sequence ATGACCATCTTCAAAGAGAAGCTCGACGAGGAGTATCTCACCGTCTCGGAGGTGAAAGAGCTGCTCCAAGAGGTCGAAGCAGAGCGAGCCGCTGACCCGGACCGTGAGCTGCGCTACGAGCTGGCGCGTGCGATCGAGCACGTCAACCGGTTTACCGTCCTCTCGCCGGAGCAGTCGCGCGAACTCGTCGCCGAGCTTGAGGAGTTGGAAAAGGTCGACGAAGCGACCGCCTACAAGATCGCCGACCTGCTCCCCGCGGACCGTGACGAGCTCCGCACCGTCTTCGCCAAACAGCGCTACGCGCTGGACGGCGACGAACTCGACGAGATTCTCAACGTCGTCGCGAAGTACGCGTAA
- a CDS encoding DUF655 domain-containing protein, with amino-acid sequence MTSSESGDADASGDADASADVGHAVVLDYLPHGRADDNRPQYKKQPVAYALGEADFTLFELTLAEDADVGIGDRVVVTPETDRDRVARVRTVDYDDVSNGAHSELEYVVADIVEANERRFVDFYNDAQPITLRLHQLNLLPGIGKKLRNNILDERKRKPFESFEELEERVSGLHRPKEVLVERVLEELRDEDLKYKTFVRRDRGQ; translated from the coding sequence ATGACTAGTTCCGAGAGCGGTGACGCCGACGCGAGCGGTGACGCCGACGCGAGTGCCGACGTCGGTCACGCGGTCGTCCTCGACTATCTCCCGCACGGACGCGCCGACGACAACCGCCCGCAGTACAAGAAGCAGCCCGTTGCGTACGCCCTCGGCGAGGCTGACTTCACGCTCTTCGAGCTGACGCTCGCAGAGGACGCCGACGTGGGCATCGGCGACCGGGTCGTCGTCACCCCGGAGACGGACCGTGACCGCGTCGCGCGCGTGCGCACCGTCGACTACGACGACGTCTCGAACGGCGCGCACTCCGAGCTGGAGTACGTCGTCGCCGACATCGTCGAGGCCAACGAACGGCGGTTCGTCGACTTCTACAACGACGCCCAGCCCATCACGCTCCGCCTGCACCAGCTGAACCTGCTGCCGGGCATCGGGAAGAAGCTCCGCAACAACATCCTCGACGAGCGCAAGCGCAAGCCCTTCGAGAGTTTCGAAGAACTCGAAGAGCGCGTCTCCGGGCTGCACCGTCCCAAGGAGGTACTCGTCGAGCGCGTCCTCGAAGAGCTTCGTGACGAGGACCTGAAGTACAAGACCTTCGTCCGGCGCGACCGCGGTCAGTAG
- a CDS encoding 16S ribosomal RNA methyltransferase A — protein MTEQDGTAADLYGGRRLREPDALIRRAGLRGDPDQDQHFLVDDRVLDRVPTYLPDDADTSHLLEVGAGTGALTDRLLAVGDHVTVVERDVRLVEFLRREFADDIEAGTLSVLEGDALEVDLPDFTACVANLPYGISSEITFRLLPEGKPLVLMFQKEFAERMAAAPATDEYGRLSVSAQHYADVEVVEPVPPTAFSPPPAVDSAVVRTTPRAPDYEVDDPEFFLDFVKGMFTQRRKTLRNGIRNTTHITGISDAAAVVEAVDAHDEDLLRKRAGKLAPAQFAELAAIAADVEHRAGDGADDD, from the coding sequence ATGACTGAGCAGGACGGCACCGCTGCCGACCTCTACGGCGGGCGACGCCTCAGAGAACCCGACGCGCTCATCCGGCGTGCGGGTCTCCGCGGTGATCCCGACCAAGACCAGCACTTCCTCGTCGACGACCGCGTCCTCGACCGCGTCCCGACGTATCTCCCCGACGATGCCGACACCTCCCATCTCCTCGAAGTGGGTGCGGGGACGGGCGCGCTGACCGACCGGCTGCTCGCCGTCGGTGACCACGTGACCGTCGTCGAACGCGACGTCCGGCTCGTCGAGTTCCTCCGCCGCGAGTTCGCAGACGACATCGAGGCCGGAACCCTGAGCGTCCTCGAAGGCGACGCGCTGGAGGTCGACCTCCCCGACTTCACCGCCTGCGTCGCCAACCTCCCGTACGGCATCTCCAGTGAGATCACCTTCCGGCTCCTGCCGGAGGGCAAGCCGCTCGTCTTGATGTTCCAAAAGGAGTTCGCCGAGCGGATGGCCGCCGCCCCGGCGACCGACGAGTACGGCCGACTCTCCGTGAGCGCGCAACACTACGCCGACGTGGAAGTCGTCGAACCCGTGCCGCCGACGGCCTTCTCGCCGCCGCCCGCAGTCGACAGCGCGGTCGTCCGGACGACCCCGCGCGCGCCGGACTACGAGGTCGACGACCCCGAGTTCTTCCTCGACTTCGTGAAGGGGATGTTCACCCAGCGGCGCAAGACTCTCAGAAACGGCATCCGCAACACGACCCACATCACGGGCATCAGCGACGCCGCGGCCGTCGTCGAGGCGGTCGACGCCCACGACGAGGATCTGCTCCGCAAGCGCGCCGGAAAGCTCGCGCCCGCACAGTTCGCCGAACTGGCCGCCATCGCCGCCGACGTGGAGCACCGCGCGGGCGACGGCGCGGACGACGACTGA